Genomic DNA from Hirundo rustica isolate bHirRus1 chromosome 18, bHirRus1.pri.v3, whole genome shotgun sequence:
TGTGTTCCACATGCTTGGTCCTACACCAGTGTCCCATGTCAAGAATCCAACTATATCCCACAAGGCAGAATAGAAGCTTCTCTTTACTTTGTTTGGGTGTCCCTCCAGACTGTGGCCACAGAAGTCCATAGACTCAGAGCGCAGTACTGACACCTCTCTAAAGTCAAGAAGCAAGGAACAGAGGATGGGGATTTTCTCCACTGCACAGGCTGCCAGAGCACAGTTTTGCCCACAACCAAGGGGACAGAGTACTCCTTCAGCACCCTGCTGAGTGGATCTACAGCCACTGAGGCACGGCCAAGCAGCAAAAGgatttctcagagggaactgctcttatttttcactgctgaaaaaCTGGAAGGGCAGAAACCCTGGTTTGTCACGCATTGTTGGCtcccagcaggacacagcctACTTCAGCACCTTTTGCAGCATTCTGCTCAGGATGGGAGTTTTAGTGCTGACTGCTTTGGAAAGTGGAGACCCTTGAGAGAGTGGAACTGCTCCAAAGACAGCCATGGCACTTTCAGATCCACCACCAATTCCATATCCTATTCTGAccaaaaaatgggaagaaatgagACTTGTGCTGTCCTTGACAAAGAACCAAGAGTTTACAAACCAAGTAAAAATAGAGACACCAAGCCTGAATTCCTGAAAGCCTCTCTCCAAAGCACTTTGGCTAATGTGGAATGTAGTTCACAGAGGTTCTTTAAAGCCTTCTAGCAATTCCCTGCCAAAGTGCCAGCAGTGGCTTTGTGTTCTATTTCACCAAGTCCTGTAAGGGGAATCTTACAAATCAAAGTCCAGGAAGGCTCTCGTGTGAGCTTCCCATGGGCTACAAGAAATAAGAGCTGGCACACTAAGTCCAGAGGCACCAACAAGATACAGGCCCAATAACTATGAGATCCAAATACCTTGATTGCCTACAGATTGTTTTAAAGTTATAAGTAAGACGTACAGATTTCTCTGTACCTGGTGCGAAGCTCTGAAGACATACCACAACCCCAAAGAACACCAAGAGAATTAAAAATCCATCCCAGGAGGAATGGATGTATATGCTCCTTTGTGCTAATCCTCTGTATGTCAAAAGACTCACCCTGTCTGCCCACAGGTTTCATGCCGAGAGGAACCAGCATTTTTCAGGAATTTGCAGGTATCAGGTATCTCTGTCTTGAGACTCCTCAAACTGGAGTCCCAAAAACATGCAAGAAATCCAATTCCTACCACCTGAACAACAAAAGATACACCAGCAGAGAATATCCCACCtcataaagaagaaaagctttatgACAGGAGACACTCTTTAAGCTAAAGAGACACCAGCAGAGAATATCCCACCTCATAAAGAGGAAAAGCTTTATGACAGGAGACTGAGAGCAGGAATGCACCCCCTGAACTcctcagcacacacacacaaaaaaacccaccaaaaccagcacTGAAGAGCCTTCAGTGTGAAGATGTGAAGCATTTTCTGGGTCAGAAGATGACACAATGTTTCATCCCACAATCTTCATCACAGGATGCACACCACTGCTCTGCAGGATGTCTTCCTGACAACTCTCTGGTGTATTCTCAGTGCCTCAGCTGATGTCATTTGTTTCCTGGTGATTCTAATACCATTTCTTTCCCATCAATTCTAAAAGTCTCCGCGGTTCCATCCTGATGAGATCATAATGGGTTTTGTAACTCAGAGCCATAAAACCTGAACTCATGGGTTTCAAAAGCTCTTTCTGTAGCACCTGGTGGAGTCACACACTGGTGTCACATACTGAACACCTGTATGGACAACAGTCTGTGCACGGGCAAAAAGGCAACAGTGAGACCTCCCCTCCCTCAAAGCCTGACTTTGTCAAGAAATTCTTCCCGTTTCTTTCTCAAAAGGGTTATTGTTACCCGTGGAACAGATTAATTCTGTTGCTCCTTTACAGGAAACCACAGAAGCCACAGGGGCCACTGAAGACATTTAACAAGGATTTGCATCACAACTTTGATTTAGGGCAATCAGGACCTTTGCAAACCATTATAGTTTTTACTATCAAAAACATTTTGCTAAATCACTATCTAAAGGCTTTAGCAATTCATACCAAAGAATTGGCAGATTTCCTATACTGCTTAAAAGAGATTACAATTTTTGTATCAAACAATGAATCTTTGAGACAGATTATCTGTGCTGTAAATGAACTAAAGTGAGATACAACACCTTACTCTTTCATGTGACACAGAGAGAGAACGGCATCACTGGAAAACAGCCAGAAGGCTGGGTACAAGGCTTCGGTGAACTGGGCTTTGAATTTATAGATCAAGTTATTCTTCTCCCCCACCGCCGTGAAAATCACGAAGCCCCCCTCGCAGTGGAGCAGCACCCCGATCTTGGTAGCCTTTGTGTTGGGCAGGCACTTTTCCACATCGTTGTGCCAGGACGATATTTTGGAGTTGAGCCACTCCACGCACCAGGACTTGCTGTTCCTGCCCAGGCGGCTCTCGGGGCCCTGGCGCTCCATGCTGCCGTAGCAGACGCCGACGCCGCAGaagctgccctgctgcagctgcacctcCCAGTAATGGATGCCCCTCTTGAAGCACTGGAAGCCCAGCACCTGGCGGTAATCGGTGAAGCGCTGAGGGTGGTACTTGTGACCCACAAAGGCATCTGAGATGGACATCCTGGTGTAGTTCTCAGACAGAACCACGGTGTTGTGAGCTGTGTTGTAATCCAGCGTGATGTTGGCAGCATCTGCAATGACACGTATCACCTGAAGGTACTGAAGGACAAAGCACCTTTATGTATCCTGTCCCGCCTCAGCACTTGCTGCTGTGTTTATCTGCCAGCTCCGCTCTCCTCCTCAGTGCAGCCGGTTCTTAGGGCTGCAGTAAAGCTGCTGGGTTCAACTGCAGCTCTACTCAACAGGCAAATGGAGGGcaagttttcttccttcctgcagccccacaggatCCCTTTATCACCAAATACACCCTGGCAAAAGAAGGTGACTGCTGATCTGGCAGCAAAGGGTACTCCATGCTGTATAGCATCTTAACAAGCCATCATGGGCTCACATAAAAGcctgtatttaatttaaaaagaatctATTGCACTACACCGTGTTTCTAGGCTACCCTAACGCTGCCTTTTTGGGGAAACTAAAGTCATTAGTTAAAAAACTTCATTTGTCTTCATAAAGATACATAGAGGCTGAAGATTCATGTGATTCAACTGGCAAAAGAACCACTTAGAAACCTCCTGCCCCctttttctccagaaatttCCTTCATTTGTAACAACCTATTAAGCTAAGCTAACGAAACCCCCctcagaagtatttttctcaGGTAACTAAAGAGGGCACATAACACCAGTACAAGAACAAAGCTAATCTTTAAGGAGTGTAACGTTGGGGGTCTTACACTGCAAGAGCTCCTCTCTGGGTTTCTTCAGGAAGCTGTCAATGAGCTCTTTAGCAGCAGCAGTTGTGGTGGTTGGTGCTGGGGTTGGTGCTGTgtcaacagaagaaaagaaagtttgGCCAGTTGGGAAGAGACCTCATGTGTTTAACACCCCATCACAGACACACTCAGGGTGGAGCTGATCTAGTTTAACCTCCTGCTCCATGCAGGGTTAACTTCAGTGCTGGCTCAGGCTGTTCACTGTGATGTCAAGTTTTGAAAATACCACTCTCCAGACAACTTCTCTCAGTGTTTGACTGCTCTCAGAATGGCCAGCAAGAGTTGAACTTTTATTCAATACGCTAACAACCATCTTATTATTTTAAGAGCAGTCAATGAAAATTACAATAGGCATGATGAAAGTTTGGACTCACCAACTTTAGCcgctttctttttctcctctggaggggggaaagaaaaaaagtaaactgTGAGTTCTACTGGGAGGCAAAAGCCACTGGTAAGACTGTGTCAGCTGTAACATCATCACCACAGCTCTTCTGAAACTGCAAAGAGCTGACAGTCCAGCAGGCTGAAGCCACATACAAATGATGCACCATCCCacttgttagagggtagaaatgagctgagacacagactCCTTgcttatcacagcatgaaaagggtcctggtttattcctctttacagctcagccatcctgactccaatTACTcactgaccctggctgcagcaaactcctgctggaggtttcccttgcagcctctgactgcaggcttttacccaggtagactgtgactgcacattccaacaacaggctctaactgcagacccagactgacctcacagccaggattctctctccccaggatcctccTCCTTCACAATCCTCCCATCACTCACTAACCCACTCCTTTTTATCACATTTCTCTTTATTGGATACAGCTGTGACTCATGGGGGTGAGGCTGTGTTGTGTAATTAACACAGTTGTTACTCATCAGGGGTGAGGTCACCTGTGTTCCCTTCTCTTATATACAAATACCCTCACACTGGAAAGCTGCACATCAAGCACAACCTTCCAGCTGCTTCCTATTTCACAGGGTCATGAGCCTGGGAGGAGCTTGATCTCTCCTCCCGGAGCAGTGTGTTCAGGCATGTAGACTATTCCTGTTCCCCTGAGGAACACTGATTATTCCTTTCCCTTTTACAACAGAGCTTTTAGTGTAGCAACAGGAGCTACAGCTCCATTCCAGTCCTGCTTCCCTAGCACACCCCCATCACTGCTCCACACCCAGCACCTGGACCATGTGTCAAGAGCTCCCTGGAAGTTACTGAAGTTCTTTCTTAACACCTGCATttacttcaaaaagaaaacatggaagATCATGCACACAGGCAACAGTGCCCATTAATTCTGGTATCTGGACAAAACAGTACTGAAAGGCCCCAGTATAACCTGCCACAAAACCATCACCCCAGCCCTACACTGGAGGCAGCAAAATGTTTGAGTAAGGCTGCTTTAACCACCACTTACTGGTATCTGTCTCGACCTGAGAAGTGTTTTGAGCCTGGGGAACCGTTTTCTCTTTGTGGGTCTGGTctgtgagagaggaagaaaaaaaccagaacatgAACAGATCCTAAGCACAACTCAATACACGCAAATCTATCAAACAAACCGAAAGGTGTTTGGTGCAAAGTTAAAAAACCTGCAACAACCAGAGGGTGGGgaggctctgctttgctttagaGCCCACACAGACACCAGTACAGCCTGATGCACTCATGTACCTGTGCAGTTCACAAGGCATCCATCCCCAAATATCCCAAAGCaccttcccctccctgtgccgGGGTGCTCACTACAGGTCATCACTGCATCACGACCACAGCAAACAGCTCTCGGGTAACTGATCCACCTCTTATTTAACAGCAAAGCCATAGTTAGGACAGGATGATGTTCTGTAGTACTTACGTGGTCCGTGAGCCTTTTTTCCAacttggggtttgtttggatgagctgctggaggggcCTTAATTTTCACAGGTTTGGCTGCAAAGGTGACAATTTACATTATGGTTTGAATGGCCAGGAACAGTCATGCATTAGCAAAGacatttttccatcttatttttcagttatgCGAACAGAACTGAAGCGATAATTGGCAGAGAGGGAACTGCACATCCATACCCCTGTCCAAAAGATCATTTGGCTTAACCCGGTAGGTAGAGCTTTGTTCCACCACACTTACACCATCAGCACCTTTACAGCTGGGTAAGTGGAGTCCTGCCACTCTAAAGCCTCTCAAATCTCCCCTCAAATCCACACCCTAACCACATCCAACCCTGCTAAATGGTGACACCATAAATTACTCTAAAGAAGAAAGGCTGAGCTTTGCCAGAAGGGTGTAGTATGATACTCATCTGCTTATCCAAGTATAGGTAACAGTGAAGAAACACTGGCACATTTTGTCTCTCAGTTTAGCCCAAGCTGTAAGGTTTTTGTGTGGAAATGGAGCACTGCAGAGATTGGAAGAAACTATTTATATTAACCAACTGTATTTGTTgcacctttttaaaaaatatatatatatttggatTGAAACGAAAGATCCCTCACTACAGCTCAAAGCAAAAGTAGAAATGCCAATTCCCCCAATGATACAGtaccttcttcttttttctccctactCTGAGTCACTGAATTTTTCACTATGTCTTTGAGCATAATGGCAGACTGGTAAGTGGAATGCAACACATTTTGGTCCATTTCAACTACAGGAACAAAAGCctcttttgctgatgtttgttgcagtgctgctgctctctgaaacGACAAGTGAGAGACTACCTTGTGtagcacacagagaaaaatataacaaaCTTACTTTAAATGGGGTGGAGTTTGTGCATTCATCTCAAGTTCAAGGGAACAAAGGCTACAGTCAAACACAGCTCATGGCaaaactccagcagcagctcagacacCTTAATTCCCACTGGTACTTGAACCAATGAGCAGACAGgtcacagcacagagctgccacacGTCACAGAGGTGACTCCTGCCCAGTGACACCTCTGCTTGTGGCAGAGGCAGTGGCTGAACTGGGGGAGTTACCAGACAGCCCTTCAGCATTCTTTCACTGATATTTGTGTACTTTTCAGTACTTCCTTTGATAGCAGGTTCTTGCACACCACTGCATTTCCATTTGACGGGAAGCCTCTGGAGAGCAAGATGACCACAGCAAGTTTTTGGTAGTCTGCATTCTAGAATGAAGAACTGGATTCACATTTAAATGACAAATTACCTTCAAAAACAGAACGTCATCACTTTCAGTCAGTGCCATCTCAATCTGATCTCTGAGAGACTGAACTTCATTCTTCTTATTTCCCAGAACACTGTAAATATAATCAAACTTATTCCAaactctcttttcttcctctgtaatTGCTTTCATGATCTCGTTTTCTCTTGTTtcaattacagcttttatttctgaaaactcATTTCTGATCAATTCCTTCTTTCTTGAAGCTGTCTCCTGGAGCAGACAAGAGCAGATACGCATTGGTTTCAAAAGAACAGTTCGTAAACAAAATACTCCCAGTGCTACTGCACGAAAGCCTCTTTCACATGTGGGCTTCTCTTCCTTGAAACAAGCAAGAGAAGAGCCGTggatttctatttctatttctatttcacaAGGAATGGAGCCCATTCTCAGTGTCACCCTCACATGAGGGTACAAAACCTTGCACAGTGCCTGGTTTACTCCCATctcccacagagctgcctggccctgccaaaatttctctttttcgTTCCTTCCTAGTAACACCTTTTCCTGCCAATGCAGCCTCAGAACTACAGCCGTTGTCACAAGGGTACAATCACCAATGCCATGCAGTGGCCAGTGGGTGCCAGGCAACCTGAGAGCACTCTGAACAGCTACCCACTTACAGCAGCTTggttctggtttgttttcacCGTGCTCATTGCCCGGGCAGTTCTTTCACCCTGGTTATGCAGCTCCACgagttttttcttcagtgccGACTGCAAGAGGAGAGACCAGAAAGAATTTCAGAGAGGCAGTTGTCATGTCTGCTCTCAGTTTTAAATACTCTTGTAAGCATTTAGTACTCTCAGCTTAAAACCTACTTTCCCTTGAACCTTGGAGGGTGTAAATGTACCCTCCTGCATGTGTGGCTTGCGGCACCCACACACTCCCCACCTCTCCCAAGAGCAAGATGCCATTGCTGATGCTTGCTGATGCTCTCTTCACAAAGGACCCAGTGCTTTTATCGGCACAGCAGTTCTCACGCTCAGAATAAATGTTACATTAGCTCTCAGGTTGGACTTTGGGCACGAAGTTGATGCTACTGTTCACCCCTCTCCTTTTGAGAATTTTCTCGTTCAGATGTGATTTACCTGTTCCTTTAGTTCAAAATTCTGCTAAGCTCAATCAGGGCTAAGTTCTGCAGCTGTGCACACACTCACTGAACAGACAGGAGTTTGGCCACCTAGACTCTTTCAGCATACTTTACTCATCCACACTGATTTTCAGCCGTGCTGGAAAATATAAAGGCCAGGTTTCCTTCCCTTCTACTCTGTAAACCTCTTTCTGGCTTTTGTCTACATACTTGAGATCTCCCTACGACACCTTTATAATTCTTCTTAAGAAATCTGCAGAGGAACATGAGCCCCTCAGGCTGTGACgagccctggcagggagcaAAGCAGCAGAGTTCTGGGTGATGCCACAGAGTATGGGAGACCTCACTGgagagcccagcccggcccaggAGCTGACAATCAACTCCCTGACAGCTCCTTCCCAGATCCCTGCTCTTGAGCAACATcttggagagaggaggaaaacgCAAGGAATGACTCTGAGGACGTGCCTGAGTGCATGTTGGAGGGCAGATAACACTTTATCAATGACAGGCACGAGATTTACCGTCGATGTCTTGCTCTGGCCTTCACTCCGCACTCCAGAACGGCTGCCCAGGCCCCGAGGGAGCCAAGGGGCGCTCCGGGTGCCCTTGGGAAGGTGTTCCAGCCCCGGGGTCACCGGCCAACCCCACCCAGCCCCGGCTGCTCACCTGGGCAGCGGCTTTTGCCTGCTCCAAGGGGCTGGTGGGGCACAGCTTGTGCCCGagcaggcagagggagcagatgCAGACCCCGTGCTTGCCGCAGAAGAACTCGAAGAGCCTGTTGTGCTGGGGGCACTTGCGCAGCTGCAGGTCGCGCAGGGGCGGGCAGAGCTGGTGGTCGCGGAACGCGGGGCTGTCGCGGTGCGGCCGCAGGTGCTCGGCGCAGAAGGAGGCGGTGCAGGTCAGGCAGGTCTGCACGGCAGGCGCCTCCCGGCAGCTGTCGCAGGGCACGGGGGGCTCTTCCGCACAGCACCCCCCCgcctccccatccccatccccatcctcattttcctcttcctcgCCCTTGGCCCCGGCGcggccctggagctgctccaccACCCGGCACAGCACCGTGTTCTTCTGCAGCTGCGGGCGGCCCGCGAAGGTGGCCCGGCACTGCGGGCAGCTGAAGCCCCCCGAGAGGCCGGCCCAGCTGAGCTCCAGGCAGGAGGCGCAGAAGTTGTGCCCGCAGGGCACCGTCACGGGGCTGCTGAAGAGGCAGAGGCAGATGGAGCAGGTGAGATCCTCCTCCAGCCCCGACAGGCCCGCTTCGGACTCCAGCGCCGCCATCGCCCCGTCTGCAGCTGTCCCGAGAGTCAGAAACAAAAATGGGCTCCGAGAAACGAAACTATAGCCGAGGCTTTCCGGAAAACTACGTGTTTCATCCCCGCCCCGACGGGAGGGGCGGCAGCCGGGGGACGGACCCTGCGGCGCCCGCCCATGTCGGGGGCCGGACACCCCCGGGATGCCGTGGGCTCTGCCCCGGGGAAGGGGACGGGACCCCCGAGGCGGGGACGGGACCCCCGAGGCGGGGACGGGACCGCCGAGGGGCtgcgggcgggccgggccgaggGCTCCCAGCCGGGGTCGGGGCAGCGTCGCTCGGAGGTGCCCGGAGGCCTCGGGGCGGGCTCTGAACCGCAGCAGTTTGGGGTGCGGTGCCCACCCGCGCtgcccgctccgctcccggcaCAGGGGAGCTCGGGCCGCCCAGCGCTGTCCGGCCGCTGCCGCCATCACCGCGCCCGCCGGCTCCGCTCGGGGCTCAGCAATGGTGTGAGCCCCA
This window encodes:
- the TRIM25 gene encoding E3 ubiquitin/ISG15 ligase TRIM25, whose product is MAALESEAGLSGLEEDLTCSICLCLFSSPVTVPCGHNFCASCLELSWAGLSGGFSCPQCRATFAGRPQLQKNTVLCRVVEQLQGRAGAKGEEEENEDGDGDGEAGGCCAEEPPVPCDSCREAPAVQTCLTCTASFCAEHLRPHRDSPAFRDHQLCPPLRDLQLRKCPQHNRLFEFFCGKHGVCICSLCLLGHKLCPTSPLEQAKAAAQSALKKKLVELHNQGERTARAMSTVKTNQNQAAETASRKKELIRNEFSEIKAVIETRENEIMKAITEEEKRVWNKFDYIYSVLGNKKNEVQSLRDQIEMALTESDDVLFLKRAAALQQTSAKEAFVPVVEMDQNVLHSTYQSAIMLKDIVKNSVTQSREKKEEAKPVKIKAPPAAHPNKPQVGKKAHGPHQTHKEKTVPQAQNTSQVETDTKEKKKAAKVAPTPAPTTTTAAAKELIDSFLKKPREELLQYAANITLDYNTAHNTVVLSENYTRMSISDAFVGHKYHPQRFTDYRQVLGFQCFKRGIHYWEVQLQQGSFCGVGVCYGSMERQGPESRLGRNSKSWCVEWLNSKISSWHNDVEKCLPNTKATKIGVLLHCEGGFVIFTAVGEKNNLIYKFKAQFTEALYPAFWLFSSDAVLSLCHMKE